AACGAATTATTTCACCCAATGATTTTTTACCCATTGGATTATATTTTCCGGTAATTCCCCCGGTAGAGACGCGATTAATGTCATTTTCGTGGGGGATGGTCCGGTTAATCGTAGAGACGCGATTAATCGCGTCTCTACCGTTATTGCAAATAAAAATAATTCCATGGATATGATTCGGCATCACCATATATTCGTCTAAAATTACATCATCAAAATGTTTAGTAATTTCTTGCCAAATTCTATTGGAAATTTTACCGATACCATTTAAAAACATTTTTTCATTAATAATTTTGCCAAAAAATTCCTGCCTATTATTCGTACAAATGGTGACAAAATACATTCCATCGTCGGCATAATCCCAATCTGGATGGCGAGTTGATTTAACACGATAAATATTTTTATATAATGTCATGACTTAATTATAGCCCGCCTTAACCGGCGAGGCAAACGGAAATTACCGGGCCAGCCATCCCCCTTGACACATTTCTCCCTTATGATAAACTATAGTAAGATAAGTAAGAAATATCTTAATTATAATTATAAAAATATATCCACCCCGTTAGAAATCTAACCGAAAAAAATAACAAACTTTTAATGGGGTAAAAAATATTTAAGAAACAAATTATCGCTATGAAGAAAAAAATTCAAAAAATTTCTAATGGGGTGAAAAAAGGCGTTTGCAGGAAAAAAACTAAATATTTCGGGATGGTAACGGTTACGGACAAAGGCCAAATTGCCATCCCTGCTGAACTAAGGAAAGAATATGCCATAGCCAAGGGCGATAAATTAATCATTGTCAGAAGAAATGATGACCAAGGTTTTAATCTTTTAAAAAGCGAAGTTATTAAAGATTTTATAGAAAAAATCTCCAGAGATTAACAAATTAAGATACAAATCTATGTCTAATGATATCCAATACCGGGCTAGCTGGCCCGAGGAGAAAACGCAGTGCAAAAACTGCAAAAGCTATCAGGAAAAAAACAACCGACATGCCTGCGTGCCAAAAGATAAAACCTTTGAGGAAGCGATTGCCGAATACGGCGAAGTAAGCCCTAACGGTCACTGTAATTATTTTGAAGCCAGATAATCCATAAAAATAAAAAGAGCCGAGAAGGCTCTTTTTTAAAC
This Patescibacteria group bacterium DNA region includes the following protein-coding sequences:
- a CDS encoding AbrB/MazE/SpoVT family DNA-binding domain-containing protein, translating into MKKKIQKISNGVKKGVCRKKTKYFGMVTVTDKGQIAIPAELRKEYAIAKGDKLIIVRRNDDQGFNLLKSEVIKDFIEKISRD
- a CDS encoding transposase; this translates as MTLYKNIYRVKSTRHPDWDYADDGMYFVTICTNNRQEFFGKIINEKMFLNGIGKISNRIWQEITKHFDDVILDEYMVMPNHIHGIIFICNNGRDAINRVSTINRTIPHENDINRVSTGGITGKYNPMGKKSLGEIIRWYKGRCSFEIKKLSFNINFAWQSRFYDHIIRNEYSLNNIRNYIYNNPVKWVINRNNPGNFLV